Within the Flavobacterium sp. 9R genome, the region CCTCGTACATTTCCTTTTCGTTCTCTACATTAACGGATTTAGGATTAAAAGCTGTCAAAGCACTTGTTAAAGCAGACAAAACCCCCATTGGATGGGCAGTTTTTGGAAATCCGTCAATAATATTCTTCATTTCTTCGTTTACCAAAGTATGCTTACGAATATCATTTTCAAACTGAGTTAATTCTTCAGCAGTTGGTAATTCACCAAAAATCACAAGATATGAAACTTCTAAAAAGTGGCCTTTTTCAGCTAAATCTTCTATCGAATACCCTCTGTAACGAAGAATACCCAACTCTCCATCTAAAAAAGTAACTTCACTTTTACAAGAACCTGAATTTTTGTATCCAGGATCAATAGTAATCACCCCTGATAAATCTCTTAATTTACTAATATCAACAGCTCCTTCATTTTCGCTACCTACTATAAATGGGAGCTCAAATTTATTGCCATCAATTTCTAACGTTGCTATTTTTGACATAATATTATATGGATATACTTTTAATTAAATATTTCCCAAATCTAATGAATTTAGAACTAATTTAAAAACGAATTCAATCTCCAACTTGTTAAATGTTTACAAAAAAAGCCATCTGAATAAACAGATGGCTTTTAGTATAAAAAACACTGATGTTATTTTACATTGAAAGCATTTTTGCCAGGAAAATAGGCAGTAGCTTCAAGTTCTTCTTCTATTCTCAATAATTGATTGTATTTTGCCATACGATCAGAACGAGATGCAGAACCTGTTTTAATTTGACCACAGTTCAAAGCAACTGCTAAATCTGCAATAGTGTAATCTTCAGTTTCTCCAGAACGGTGAGACATTACAGATGTATAACCAGCATTTTTAGCCATATTTACTGCTGCAATCGTTTCAGTTAACGTACCAATCTGATTTACTTTTACAAGGATTGAATTTGCAATTCCTTTTTCGATACCAGTAGATAAACGCTCAACATTAGTAACAAACAAATCATCACCAACCAATTGCACTTTATCACCAATTTTCTCAGTTAATAATTTCCAACCATCCCAGTCATTTTCTTGCATACCATCTTCTATAGAAATAATTGGATACTTAGCTGTTAATTCTGCTAAATACTCAACTTGCTCTGCTGATGTTCTAACTTTTCCAGTTGGCCCTTCAAATTTAGAATAATCGTATTTACCATCTACATAGAACTCAGAAGAAGCACAATCTAAAGCAATCATTACTTCATCTCCAAAAGTATAACCTGCCGCTTCCACAGCTTTTTTGATAGTATCTAATGCATCTTCAGTACCACCTGCTAAATTCGGAGCAAAACCTCCTTCATCACCAACAGCAGTAGAAAGACCTCTATCGTGTAATACTTTTTTAAGATTATGGAAAATTTCAGTTCCCATTTGCAAAGCATGTGTAAATGATGTTGCTTTAACAGGCATAATCATAAACTCTTGAAAAGCAATCGGAGCATCTGAATGCGAACCACCATTAATGATATTCATCATTGGCAATGGTAAAGTGTTAGCTGAAACACCTCCTACATATCTATACAAAGGAAGTCCTAATTCATTTGCAGCAGCTTTAGCAGCAGCAAGAGAAACACCTAAAATAGCATTTGCACCCAATTTTGATTTATTTGGAGTACCATCTAAATCAATCATTAATTGATCAATTTTATTTTGTTCAAATACAGAAGTACCTACTAATTCTTCAGCTATAATTGTGTTTACATTATTTACAGCAGTCAAAACTCCTTTTCCTAAAAAAGCTTTACCACCATCTCTCAACTCTACCGCCTCGTGTTCACCTGTTGAAGCTCCTGATGGAACTGCAGCTCTTCCTATAATTCCGTTTTCTGTAATTACATCTACTTCAATAGTTGGATTACCTCTTGAATCGAAAATTTGTCTTGCGAAAATTTTAACAATAATACTCATTATTCTTATATTTTATGTTATTAATTTGTATTTTACTCAAAATTACGGAAATAAAATGATAATCATAAATAAAGAATAGACTATATTTTATAATTTATTAACGATAACGTTTTAGCTTTTTGCTTTCTCTATATTAGCAATAAACTGATCAAATAGATAAGATGAATCGTGTGGCCCAGGACTTGCTTCAGGGTGGTATTGAACAGAAAAACAATTTTTATTTTTCATTCTCATCCCAGCAACAGTAGAATCATTTAAATGCAAATGGGTTATTACCAAATCAGGATGCTTTTCTAATTCTTCTTTATTTACAGCGAATCCGTGGTTTTGAGAAGTAATTTCACCTTTACCCGTTTCCAAATTAGTAACTGGATGATTGATCCCTCTGTGTCCATTAAACATTTTATAAGTCGAAACTCCGTTTGCTAATGCAATTACTTGATGCCCTAAACAAATTCCAAACAAAGGTTTATCTTTTTCAATAATTTGTTTTGCAACATTAATAGCACTTTCAAGTGGGTCAGGATCACCAGGTCCATTTGATAAAAAGTAGCCATCAGGATTAAATGACGCTAAATCTTCAAAGCTAGCATCAAAAGGAAATACCTTTATATAACAATCTCTTTTGGCAAGGTTTCGAAGGATATTAGTTTTAATACCTAAATCTAAAGCTGCTACTTTATATTTTGCATTTTCCTCACCATAAAAATAAGGCGTTTTTGTTGAAACTCTTGAAGCCAATTCCAAACCTTTCATATCAGGAACTTTAGCCAATGCCACTTTTAAATCTTCGATTGGTGTCCCATCCGTACAAATAACTGCATTCATTGCACCATTTTCGCGGATATAACTTACAAGAGCTCTAGTGTCAACATCAGAAATACAAATGAGGTTTTGCTTTTCAAAATAATTTTCAAGACTCTCAGTTGCATCTGGACGTGAATAGTTAAAACTAAAATTTTTACAAATAAGACCAGATATTTTAATATTGTCTGATTCTACTTCTTTATCACTAACACCATAGTTACCAATATGAGCATTTGTAGCTACCATTAATTGTCCAAAATAAGAAGGATCAGTGAAAATCTCTTGATATCCCGTCATTCCTGTATTAAAACAAACTTCACCATAAGCGATTCCACTTAAACCAATTGATTTTCCATAAAAAATAGTTCCATCACTAAGTAATAATAAAGCTTGTTGTCTAGTTGTATATTTCATTTGTAGTTAAAAATTTTGCAAATTTAAATTATAAAAGGAGGCGAAACAATTAAAGAGGATAATAAATAAAAGATAATTTTAATTTCAAAAAAAAAGGATAAACTATAAATAGCTTATCCTTAATTTTTATTGAATAATTATTCTCATATTTATTCAGCAGCTTCAGCAGTTGGCTCAGCACTAACCTCAGGAGCTTCAGTAGCTTCTTCAACTTTTTTAGCTTTTCCACCACGACGGCTTTTTGCTTTTTTAACTTCTTTTTTACCTCCGTTGTAAAGTTCGTTAAAATCAACTAGTTCGATCATTGCCATATCAGCATTATCTCCCAAACGATTTCCAACTTTAATAATACGAGTATATCCACCTGGACGGTCTCCAACTTTTGCAGCAACATCTCTGAATAAATCAGTTACAGCATATTTACTACGTAAATAAGAGAAAACGATACGACGATTGTGAGTAGTATCAGCTTTAGATTTTGTTATAAGCGGCTCAACAAATTGTTTTAGCGCTTTAGCTTTAGCAACAGTAGTATTAATACGTTTGTGCTCAATAAGAGAACAAGCCATATTAGCTAACATAGATTTTCTATGTGCAGTCTGTCTGCTTAAGTGATTATTTTTTTTTCCGTGTCTCATTGCTTTATGAATTTAATCACGCCTAAAGGCGGATTAGATTATTCTTTATCTAGTTTGTATTTTGTCAAATCCATACCGAAAGTAAGGTTCTTTACTGCTACTAGTTCATCTAGTTCAGTTAAAGATTTTTTACCGAAATTACGGAACTTCATTAAGTCATTTTTATTAAAAGATACTAAATCACCAAGTGTATCAACTTCAGCCGCTTTCAAACAATTTAAAGCTCTAACAGATAAGTCCATATCAACAAGCTTAGTTTTAAGCAATTGTCTCATATGCAATGATTCTTCATCATAAGATTCTGTTTGTGCTATTTCATCAGCCTCAAGTGTAATTCTTTCATCAGAAAATAACATGAAATGGTGAATTAAAACTTTAGCAGCTTCAGTAAGTGCATCTTTAGGATTAATAGATCCATCAGTTTTGATTTCAAAAACTAATTTTTCATAATCTGTTTTTTGCTCTACACGGAAGTTTTCAATAGCATATTTTACATTTTTTACTGGAGTAAAAATAGAATCTGTAAAAATAGTACCAATTGCTGCATTCTGTTTTTTGTTCTCTTCTGCAGGAACATAACCTCTACCTTTTTCAATAGTCAAATCAAAACTTAATTTGATTTTACTGTCTAAGTTACAAATAACAAGTTCTGGGTTCAAAACTTGAAATCCTGAAATAAACTTTTGAAAATCACCAGCTGTTAATTGATCTTTACCGGAAACAGAAATAGTAACTGATTCATTATCAATATCCTCAATTTGACGTTTAAAACGCACTTGTTTAAGATTTAAGATAATTTCGGTAACATCTTCAACAACTCCTGATATAGTGGAAAACTCATGATCTACACCTTCGATACGAACAGATGTTATTGCATATCCTTCTAATGCTGAAAGCAAAACTCTTCTAAGTGCATTACCTACGGTCAATCCGTAACCTGGTTCTAAAGGTCTAAATTCAAATTTACCTTCAAAATCGGTGGAATCGATCATGATAACTTTATCGGGCTTCTGAAAATTAAATATTGCCATAAATTTCGACTAAGTCAATTATTATTTGTTGTACAACTCTACGATTAATTGTTCTTTAATATTTTCAGGAATTTGAAGTCTTGCAGGTACAGAAACAAAAGTTCCTTCTTTAAGATCATTATTCCAAGTAATCCATTCATAAACATGACTTGAATTAGACAAAGAACGTTCGATAGCTTCTAATGATTTAGACTTTTCACGAACAGCAACTTTATCACCAGGCTTTAGGTGGTAAGAAGGGATATTTACAACTTCACCATTAACAGTAATGTGTCTGTGAGAAACAATTTGACGAGCACCTCTTCTAGATGGAGCAATTCCCATTCTAAAAACTACGTTATCTAATCTTGATTCACATAATTGTAATAAAACCTCACCAGTAACACCTTTAGTAGCTGATGCTTTTTCAAATAAATTTCTGAATTGTTTTTCTAAAATTCCATAAGAATATTTAGCTTTTTGCTTTTCCATCAATTGGACAGCGTACTCAGATTTTTTTCCTCTTTTTTTAGCCATCCCGTGTTGTCCAGGAGGGTAATTTCTTTTTTCGAAAGCTTTATCGTCTCCGAAAATTGCTTCGCCAAATTTACGGGCGATTCTTGTGCTTGGACCAGTATATCTTGCCATTTTAAATTGTTTAAGATAGAAAATTATGAATTCAGGTCAAATCCTTCGATAATCTATAATCTATCTAGGTTATACTATAAATAAATTTGAGTATTAAACTCTACGTCTTTTAGGAGGACGACATCCATTGTGAGGCATTGGAGTAACATCAATAATTTCTGTAACTTCAATTCCACCATTATGTATAGAACGGATAGCAGACTCACGTCCGTTACCTGGTCCTTTAACATATACTTTAACTTTTTTAAGACCAGCCTCAATAGCTACTTTGCTACAATCTTCTGCTGCCATTTGGGCTGCATATGGAGTATTCTTTTTAGAACCTCTAAAACCCATTTTACCAGCTGAAGACCAAGAAATAACTTCACCTTTTTTGTTTGTTAACGAAATGATGATGTTATTGAAGGTAGCAGAAATATGAGCCTCTCCCGTTGATTCAACGATAACTTTACGTTTTTTTGCAGTTGCTTTAGCCATATTACTTATTATTTAGTTGCTTTTTTCTTGTTAGCAACAGTTTTTCTTTTACCTTTTCTTGTTCTAGAGTTGTTTTTAGTTCTTTGTCCTCTTAATGGAAGACCAGATCTATGACGTATACCTCTGTAGCATCCAATATCCATCAAACGTTTAATGTTTAAAGAAACCTCTGAACGCAATTCACCTTCAATTTTGAAAGCAGATACAGCTTCACGGATTGCTCCAATCTCATCGTCATTCCAATCTTGAACTTTTTTATCTTGGCTTACTTGAGCTTTCTCTAAAATCTCAATTGCTCTACTTTTTCCTAATCCGAAGATGTAGGTAAGTGCTATAACACCTCTCTTGTTTTTTGGGATATCTACCCCTGCTATTCTTGCCATAATTATCCTTGTCTTTGTTTAAATCTAGGATTCTTTTTGTTGATTACGTATAATCTGCCTTTTCTACGCACAATAATGCACTCGGCGCTTCTTTTTTTAACTGATGCTCTTACTTTCATTTTGAATATCTTTAATATCTATAAGTAATTCTTGCTTTTGACAAATCGTAAGGGCTCATTTCTAATTTCACTTTATCACCAGGTAATAATTTGATATAATGCATACGCATTTTTCCAGATATATGAGCAATTACTATATGTCCATTTTCTAACTCTACACGGAACATTGCATTAGATAATGCTTCAATAATTGATCCGTCTTGTTCTATTGCTGATTGTTTTGCCATAAAATTAAGCTACTGCTTTTCTATTTTTACCACTCTTCATCAAACCATCATAGTGTTTATTCAACAAGTATGAGTTAATTTGCTGCATTGTGTCAATAGCAACACCAACCATAATGATTAATGAAGTACCTCCAAAAAACATTGCCCAAGATTGTTGTACATCCATAAGACTTACGACAATTGCTGGGAACACAGCGATTAAAGCAAGAAATAAAGACCCTGGGAAAGTAATTAAAGACATCACTTTATCAAGATAATCAGATGTTTCTGCACCAGGTCTTACTCCTGGAATGAAACCTCCGCTTCTTTTCAAATCATCAGACATCTTATTAGTTGGTACTGTGATTGCGGTGTAAAAAAATGTAAAGATAACTATTAAGCTAGCAAATACAAAATTATACCAAAAACCAAAGATGTCACTAAAAGCACTAACAATTGTTTGCGAAGTTTCTGATTTGGATAAACCAGCAACAGCTGCTGGAATAAACATAATAGCTTGAGCAAAGATAATTGGCATTACACCTGAAGCATTCAACTTCAATGGAATCCATTGTCTGTTACCACCAAGCATATCTTGTTCAAAATCACCTGATGTAGTACGTCTTGCATACTGAACAGGAATTTTTCTTACCGCCATTACAAGTAACACACAAGAAATAATAACCAACATCCAAATGATAACTTCAATAACTAAAAGCATTAAACCACCATTATTATTGGTTACTCTTGTTGTAAACTCTTGAATAAATGCTTGTGGGAATCTAGCTAAAATCCCTACCATAATAAGTAGAGAAATACCATTACCGATACCTTTATCAGTAATTTTTTCACCTAACCACATTGCAAAAATTGTACCTGTAACTAAGATAACTACAGAAGAAAATAAGAATTCAAAAGAATTAAACCCTAACAAAAAGGCATTACTTGGTAATGTTCTGTAAAGATTGTAGATGTAAGTTGGCCCTTGTACTAAGGTGATACCAATAGTTAACCAACGGGTAATCTGATTGATTTTTTTTCTACCGCTTTCTCCATCACTTTGTAGCTTTTGCAAATAAGGAATAGCAATTCCCATTAACTGTACTACAATAGAAGCAGAAATATACGGCATAATTCCTAATGCGAAAACAGACGCTTTAGAAAAAGCACCACCTGTAAACATATCCAAGATAGAACCGATACCTTCTTTTGTTTGACCAGCCAAACCAGTCAATTGAGTAGCATCAATTCCAGGAAGTGTTACATGGGCACCAAATCGATAAACTAAAAGAAGTCCTAGAGTTACTAGGATTCTATTTTTTAGTTCCTCAATCTTCCAAACATTACTTAATGATTCAAAAAATTTCTTCATCTTTATTGAAAAATTATAATGTTACAGCTTCACCTCCAGCAGCTTCAATAGCAGCTTTTGCAGTAGCAGTAAATTTGTGAGCAGATACCTTTAATTTCGCTTTCAATTCACCTCTTCCTAAAATCTTAACGATTTCATTTTTGGTAGCCAAACGATTCGCAACATAAACTGTCATATCAACAGTATCAGTTACAACACCATTATCAACCAATAATTGAAGTGTATCTAAATTAACACCTTCGTATTCTTTACGATTGATGTTTGTGAAACCAAACTTAGGAACACGTCTTTGCAGCGGCATTTGACCACCTTCAAAACCAATCTTTTTAGAATAACCAGAACGAGATTTAGCTCCTTTGTGACCTCTTGCAGAAGTACCACCTTTACCAGAACCTTCACCTCTACCTAATCTCTTATTTTGATTGTGTGTAGAACCCTCAGCAGGTTGTAAATTACTTAAATTCATACCAGTATTTGTTATTTAATTTCTTCTACAGAAACTAAGTGTTTAACTTTATTTATCATCCCAAGGATAGCAGGATTAGAATCATGCTCTACAACTTGTCCCATTTTACGTAAACCCAAAGCTTCTAATCCTCTTTTTTGAGTAAGAGGACAGTTGATTTTGCTACGTACTTGTTTTACTAATAATTTAGCCATAATTTCTTAAATTAACCTTTAAAAACTTTCTCTAAAGAAACCCCTCTTTGTCTTGCAACTGTATGAGCGCTTCTCATTTGTAATAAAGCATCAAAAGTAGCTTTTACAACATTATGAGGATTTGATGACCCTTGAGATTTTGATAATACATCATGAATTCCTACTGATTCAAGAACTGAACGAACAGCTCCACCAGCAATAACTCCAGTACCATGAGAGGCAGGAATTAAAAATACACGTGCACCACCAAATTTACCTTTTTGTTCGTGAGGAACAGATTGACCATTCAAAGGAATTCTAACTAAATTTTTCTTAGCATCTTCTACTGCTTTTGCAATAGCTTCAGAAACATCTTTAGATTTACCTAATCCGTGTCCAACTACACCGTTTTCATCACCTACAACTACAATAGCAGAAAAACCAAAAGCTCTACCACCTTTTGTAACCTTAGTAACACGATTTACACTTACCAAACGATCTTTTAATTCAAGACCACTTGGTTTTACTAACTCTATATTCTTGTACTTATTAGACATACTATATTAGAATTTAAGCCCAGCCGCTCTTGCGCCTTCTGCTAATGATTTAATACGACCATGATATAAATAACCTCCTCTGTCGAAAGTTACTGTTTCAATACCAGCTTTCAAAGCTTTCTCTGCAACTAATTTACCAACTGCAGTTGCTACTTCAATATTCGTACCTTTTCCTATTTCTTTTTCTCTTGAAGAGGCAGCTAACAAAGTAACACCATTTACATCATCAATTAATTGAGCATAAATTTCTTTGTTACTTCTAAAAACAGATAGTCTCGGTTTAGTAGCTGAACCACTAATCGTTTTTCTAATTCTGAATCTAATTCTCTGTCTTCTTTCAGGTTTTGTTAATGACATAATCTTATTTTTTAAGCTGATTTACCTGCTTTTCTTCTTAATACTTCACCTACAAATTTAACCCCTTTACCTTTGTAAGGCTCTGGTTTACGGAAACCTCTAATTTTGGCAGCAACTTGTCCTAAAAGTTGTTTGTCAAAAGAAGTTAACTTAACAATTGGGTTCTTTCCTTTTTCAGAAATAGTTTCCAAAGTTACCTCTGGAGCGATTTCTAAAATAATATTATGAGAAAAACCTAAGGCTAAATCTAGTTTTTGTCCTTGATTTGAAGCTCTATAACCAACTCCAACCAATTCTAAAGATTTAGTAAAACCTTCACTTACACCAACAATCATATTATTGATTAAAGAACGGTATAAACCGTGTTTTGCTCTTTGGTCTTTGTGATCAGACGATCTTTCAATTGTAACTTGACCGTCTTCAACTTTTACAGTAACATCTGAGAATTCCTGTGTTAGTTGACCATTTTTTCCTTTTACAGTAATAATACCATCTTTAACTTCAACAGTTACTCCGGCAGGGATTACAATTGGACTTTTACCTATTCTTGACA harbors:
- the eno gene encoding phosphopyruvate hydratase; protein product: MSIIVKIFARQIFDSRGNPTIEVDVITENGIIGRAAVPSGASTGEHEAVELRDGGKAFLGKGVLTAVNNVNTIIAEELVGTSVFEQNKIDQLMIDLDGTPNKSKLGANAILGVSLAAAKAAANELGLPLYRYVGGVSANTLPLPMMNIINGGSHSDAPIAFQEFMIMPVKATSFTHALQMGTEIFHNLKKVLHDRGLSTAVGDEGGFAPNLAGGTEDALDTIKKAVEAAGYTFGDEVMIALDCASSEFYVDGKYDYSKFEGPTGKVRTSAEQVEYLAELTAKYPIISIEDGMQENDWDGWKLLTEKIGDKVQLVGDDLFVTNVERLSTGIEKGIANSILVKVNQIGTLTETIAAVNMAKNAGYTSVMSHRSGETEDYTIADLAVALNCGQIKTGSASRSDRMAKYNQLLRIEEELEATAYFPGKNAFNVK
- the carA gene encoding glutamine-hydrolyzing carbamoyl-phosphate synthase small subunit, with product MKYTTRQQALLLLSDGTIFYGKSIGLSGIAYGEVCFNTGMTGYQEIFTDPSYFGQLMVATNAHIGNYGVSDKEVESDNIKISGLICKNFSFNYSRPDATESLENYFEKQNLICISDVDTRALVSYIRENGAMNAVICTDGTPIEDLKVALAKVPDMKGLELASRVSTKTPYFYGEENAKYKVAALDLGIKTNILRNLAKRDCYIKVFPFDASFEDLASFNPDGYFLSNGPGDPDPLESAINVAKQIIEKDKPLFGICLGHQVIALANGVSTYKMFNGHRGINHPVTNLETGKGEITSQNHGFAVNKEELEKHPDLVITHLHLNDSTVAGMRMKNKNCFSVQYHPEASPGPHDSSYLFDQFIANIEKAKS
- the rplQ gene encoding 50S ribosomal protein L17, with amino-acid sequence MRHGKKNNHLSRQTAHRKSMLANMACSLIEHKRINTTVAKAKALKQFVEPLITKSKADTTHNRRIVFSYLRSKYAVTDLFRDVAAKVGDRPGGYTRIIKVGNRLGDNADMAMIELVDFNELYNGGKKEVKKAKSRRGGKAKKVEEATEAPEVSAEPTAEAAE
- a CDS encoding DNA-directed RNA polymerase subunit alpha, giving the protein MAIFNFQKPDKVIMIDSTDFEGKFEFRPLEPGYGLTVGNALRRVLLSALEGYAITSVRIEGVDHEFSTISGVVEDVTEIILNLKQVRFKRQIEDIDNESVTISVSGKDQLTAGDFQKFISGFQVLNPELVICNLDSKIKLSFDLTIEKGRGYVPAEENKKQNAAIGTIFTDSIFTPVKNVKYAIENFRVEQKTDYEKLVFEIKTDGSINPKDALTEAAKVLIHHFMLFSDERITLEADEIAQTESYDEESLHMRQLLKTKLVDMDLSVRALNCLKAAEVDTLGDLVSFNKNDLMKFRNFGKKSLTELDELVAVKNLTFGMDLTKYKLDKE
- the rpsD gene encoding 30S ribosomal protein S4 produces the protein MARYTGPSTRIARKFGEAIFGDDKAFEKRNYPPGQHGMAKKRGKKSEYAVQLMEKQKAKYSYGILEKQFRNLFEKASATKGVTGEVLLQLCESRLDNVVFRMGIAPSRRGARQIVSHRHITVNGEVVNIPSYHLKPGDKVAVREKSKSLEAIERSLSNSSHVYEWITWNNDLKEGTFVSVPARLQIPENIKEQLIVELYNK
- the rpsK gene encoding 30S ribosomal protein S11 translates to MAKATAKKRKVIVESTGEAHISATFNNIIISLTNKKGEVISWSSAGKMGFRGSKKNTPYAAQMAAEDCSKVAIEAGLKKVKVYVKGPGNGRESAIRSIHNGGIEVTEIIDVTPMPHNGCRPPKRRRV
- the rpsM gene encoding 30S ribosomal protein S13, yielding MARIAGVDIPKNKRGVIALTYIFGLGKSRAIEILEKAQVSQDKKVQDWNDDEIGAIREAVSAFKIEGELRSEVSLNIKRLMDIGCYRGIRHRSGLPLRGQRTKNNSRTRKGKRKTVANKKKATK
- the ykgO gene encoding type B 50S ribosomal protein L36 → MKVRASVKKRSAECIIVRRKGRLYVINKKNPRFKQRQG
- the infA gene encoding translation initiation factor IF-1 — encoded protein: MAKQSAIEQDGSIIEALSNAMFRVELENGHIVIAHISGKMRMHYIKLLPGDKVKLEMSPYDLSKARITYRY
- the secY gene encoding preprotein translocase subunit SecY produces the protein MKKFFESLSNVWKIEELKNRILVTLGLLLVYRFGAHVTLPGIDATQLTGLAGQTKEGIGSILDMFTGGAFSKASVFALGIMPYISASIVVQLMGIAIPYLQKLQSDGESGRKKINQITRWLTIGITLVQGPTYIYNLYRTLPSNAFLLGFNSFEFLFSSVVILVTGTIFAMWLGEKITDKGIGNGISLLIMVGILARFPQAFIQEFTTRVTNNNGGLMLLVIEVIIWMLVIISCVLLVMAVRKIPVQYARRTTSGDFEQDMLGGNRQWIPLKLNASGVMPIIFAQAIMFIPAAVAGLSKSETSQTIVSAFSDIFGFWYNFVFASLIVIFTFFYTAITVPTNKMSDDLKRSGGFIPGVRPGAETSDYLDKVMSLITFPGSLFLALIAVFPAIVVSLMDVQQSWAMFFGGTSLIIMVGVAIDTMQQINSYLLNKHYDGLMKSGKNRKAVA
- the rplO gene encoding 50S ribosomal protein L15; translated protein: MNLSNLQPAEGSTHNQNKRLGRGEGSGKGGTSARGHKGAKSRSGYSKKIGFEGGQMPLQRRVPKFGFTNINRKEYEGVNLDTLQLLVDNGVVTDTVDMTVYVANRLATKNEIVKILGRGELKAKLKVSAHKFTATAKAAIEAAGGEAVTL
- the rpmD gene encoding 50S ribosomal protein L30, whose amino-acid sequence is MAKLLVKQVRSKINCPLTQKRGLEALGLRKMGQVVEHDSNPAILGMINKVKHLVSVEEIK
- the rpsE gene encoding 30S ribosomal protein S5 produces the protein MSNKYKNIELVKPSGLELKDRLVSVNRVTKVTKGGRAFGFSAIVVVGDENGVVGHGLGKSKDVSEAIAKAVEDAKKNLVRIPLNGQSVPHEQKGKFGGARVFLIPASHGTGVIAGGAVRSVLESVGIHDVLSKSQGSSNPHNVVKATFDALLQMRSAHTVARQRGVSLEKVFKG
- the rplR gene encoding 50S ribosomal protein L18 — its product is MSLTKPERRQRIRFRIRKTISGSATKPRLSVFRSNKEIYAQLIDDVNGVTLLAASSREKEIGKGTNIEVATAVGKLVAEKALKAGIETVTFDRGGYLYHGRIKSLAEGARAAGLKF
- the rplF gene encoding 50S ribosomal protein L6; its protein translation is MSRIGKSPIVIPAGVTVEVKDGIITVKGKNGQLTQEFSDVTVKVEDGQVTIERSSDHKDQRAKHGLYRSLINNMIVGVSEGFTKSLELVGVGYRASNQGQKLDLALGFSHNIILEIAPEVTLETISEKGKNPIVKLTSFDKQLLGQVAAKIRGFRKPEPYKGKGVKFVGEVLRRKAGKSA